A stretch of DNA from Ailuropoda melanoleuca isolate Jingjing chromosome X, ASM200744v2, whole genome shotgun sequence:
gtggaagaggaagaagcaggctcacagcagaggagcctgatgtggggctagatcccgtaatgccaggatcgcgccctgagcttaaggcagacgcttaaccgctgtgccacccaggcgcccctaattctgctttttaaaaacactgtatttGTCCtagaatatttgggaaaaaaaccctaaTCACTGTTGCTTTAATAGTTCACTGTCAAGGTTACTGTTCTAAAACCTGGCATtggtttatttctaaaagtttgtaTTATTAAGTAATTACAAAAATATGGGTTTCATCTTAGAAGTTCctggaaaagtaaaaattactcTGTAGTGGAGGGTAAGAGGATCCTGTTTCACCCTTTGCAAGTAATTTTCTGTgtgaatttggaaaatttaatcTCCCTGTTTTTGGCCTTGgtattctcatctataaaaagtgTCATGATCAGAAGATCTCGATGGTCTTTAACTGCTCTAATATTCTAGGGATCTCTAATGAATTTAGAAGCCCAACTATTTTCAGAGATGTGAATGAGGAAGTATGGaggctaaaaaaataaagtaaattaaaactcTCTAAAATGCCCTTTAAAGGATTCTTGTTCTATTACACAGGATGTTGTTGATACTTCTTTCCTTTAGTATAACTTCTCCCttaatggaattttaaaagaaatgtgttaaatatttaaaaatatttgaacattgGTATACTTATGACACCTGGTGGTCAAATCAAATATCACATCTAAATTCTAATTCCCCAGACACTCCCTTTTTCTCAGTGCTACTCcaccccccatcctcccaccccgaTTTATCCACTCATCATGAATTCaagtcattcactcaacaaacacttagTGGATCCCTAATATGTTCAAAACACTTTAGGAGACAGTTTACTATCAAGGAAAGAAAGTAGTAAGAGATCGAGTCTTTGATATGTAGGAGATTGCAGTCTACTTAGAGGAACAAAAGAGACTCCATGCAAAGGCAATGACCACAGCATGTTAAGTGTATTAAATGTATTCTCACTAGAAAAAATGATCAGAACTATGGATGCTGTGAGGCCATAGAAGTGACCTCTGGTTTGGAGAAGTCAAGACAGGCTTTTTGGGGGAGGTGAGGCTTGCCTTTCTGGGGACCtaagtttccccagctgtaaaacAGTGGTAATGTTATATTGTTGCATAAGATTTCTGTGAGGGACAGATTGAGAGAGtgtatataaagtacttagcatagCACCTCATCCAAAGTAGgcattcagtgatttttaattattattataacaaaaccaaagatgatcagggaaggcttcatgtATGTtaactattttctaaattttattacaAGCATAattctggttaaaaaaagaataattccgGTTCAAGTTTACATGGCCTTTTACTTAAACTGAGTATACAGAATACAAGATCAATTATTTTAGTTAGTTCAGTGGGTAAACAAACAGACCACAGAAACAGATAGTGTTGGCTCGATTTACAGTTTGCTACACTAACTGGCTGATTTAGCAAAATagctcagtggggaaaaaaaaacattcaaagtaGTTGTTTACTTGACTGAGCCGGTTGTTTGACTGCAATGAACTTTCAGTAAATACAGTGTCTATCTGAAAGCACCATGTAGTCAGTGCAAAGGCGTCAAATAGATGGTTTGGAACTGTTTAAGCCGTGTGTGTGTTGACCGAATTTTTACAATTTCAGTTAGTTGTATTTTGGGTTGAATAGGCACTATCTTAGATTTTATATTGCTTTCAATAGTTAATGTTTAGTGTACCTCAATTTCCCTGTAATTccagaaaatatgaaacaaactAACTTTCTTTGCAAGCAATAAAAAGTACAAGGGAGTATTAAAACTCCATTTATCCTTTTGTTTCTACAATCAAaggcattttttatttcctgagaaTATCAAATGTTTGGGTAAACTGTCATTTTCAAGGGTTAAAATAAGCTGTATTGTAATGGTTTTGGGCCAAAAGCAATAAGGATCTGAtccaaaagaaaaccaagaacaGGGACTCTGCATTTTAGGAGTGAATGTTTAACCTGGATAAAGGAAGATTTAATAGAGACAGGATTGCTGTCTTCAGATATTTTAAGAGTTTCATGTGCAACAGGGGGTAAACTTTATATGACCTTGGAAGGCAGAACTAGGCTAAAATGACAGGGATACAGATTTTAACTCTCTAGAAGGAAGAACTCTCTAACAATTACGATTGCTAAAAATGTAACAattcaaaattaataacttttcaCTGAACTTGCCTCAAGAGCTGAATTAGAGATAGCCTCTTTTGCTGCAACTACCATCAGATACCTTCTAGTTTTTCACATACTCTGGTAGTTGTTTGAAATGGTAGGCAAGGATAGTCTCAATAAATGTGAATGTCTGAAGTTACCGTAATTCTGTTAATAAAGACAGATCTTTAAAGTTACAAAAGCTTTATGAAAAGTGCTGTGACATAAAAGCAGGACTAATTTTGCCCCCAGTCAAATTTTGAAGGAGCCTAAGTTTATCTGCATTGCACCATTTTTTCCAGGCTTCCATCCTTCCGAGTCCTGGTGACCTGCCAGCCCCTCCTAGGCCCTTACCTCTGTTTCAGTCTCAAAGGTTCACAGATTCTTCTCAGCAGTCACCTAAACCCTGATAAGGTTGCAGTTTAAAATTGATTCAGTTTTAGTCTTTTCCAGCATTAATGATTGGAAACTCAGCTAGATCAAACTTTGAAAGTGCACTTGGAGACAACTGTAATACTGAAATGTGGAAACCCAAGAAAGTGTTGGAATGTATGTCTGGGGCAATTTTCCAGTAAGATCTTGCTTGTTGGCTATCTATACAAGTTTGATTACTCCCCCTGACTACTAAGGGGGAAACCTGATTAAGGTTACTGCCGAAACAGTGATctttttgatttctaaaaatatgcTCCACAATGCTGTTATCTATTTGTAGATTGCCATGATATTTTCAGTTTACATAAAAAATGGCTTTTGAATTTGTGAAAGTTCACACTTGAATACTTCTTTGGCAGGacacaaatatatttctatatccaAACATGAACTGGCATGCCCTTGAccctatttttactttattttctgcaGAAATCATCACTCTAATGCTTTCCTTAAGGAAGGAACATACATCTTCAAGATGGGAAATAACAGCACAAACAGTATAAGAACAAAGTGCACTGATCTTCAAGTGTCATTTCAGTACTCTCTCTATGCAACCACCTACATCCTCATATTCATCCCTGGTCTTCTGGCCAACAGTGCAGCCTTGTGGGTTCTGTGCCGCTTcatcagcaagaaaaataaagccatcatTTTCATGATTAACCTCTCCGTGGCTGACCTTGCTCATGTGCTGTCTTTACCCCTCCGGATTTACTATTACATCAGCCACCACTGGCCCTTCCAGAAGGCCCTTTGCCTGCTGTGCTTCTACCTGAAGTATCTCAACATGTATGCCAGCATTTGTTTCCTGACGTGCATCAGCCTTCAGAGATGTTTCTTTCTCCTCAAGCCCTTTAGGGCCAGAAACTGGAAGCGTAGGTACGATGTGGGCATCAGTGCTGCCATCTGGATCATTGTGGGGACTGCCTGTTTGCCACTTCCAATTTTGAGAAGTTCTGACTTAAGCAACCACACTGAATCCTGCTTTGCTGATTTGGGGTTTCAACACATTAGCATGGCTTCCTCCATTGGCATGATAACTATAGCTGAacttggagggttttttttacCTGTTGTAATTATTACTTATTGCAcgtggaaaatgagaaaatctttaCAAGAATTCCAAGATCCCCCTCAGAAtaccaaagagagaaaaaaggcttTGTGGATGGTCCTGATGTGTGCAGTGGTGTTCATTGTGTGTTTCACTCCCTACCACTTCAACTTCCCATTCTTTATGATGGTAAAACAGCATGTCTTTTCAAACTGTTCTCTAATCAAAAGCACCCTATGTTTTCACATCATTTCTCTATGTCTTGCAAATCTGAATTGCTGTCTTGATCctattgtatattattttatgaCCTCAGAATTCCGTGATAGGTTTTCAGAACACAGTGGTTTGTCTCTTCAGTCATGTGTGAGATGCAAAGACAGTGCTTTTAGAAATTCATCACAGGAAGGAGGATCTTCAAACTATCTCTCTTGAAATTTTGAATGATTCCAAGACATTGTAATAAAATTACTAGCTAGAGTAATCTATGTTCTCTATCAGTTTAGCTACGTCaccttgaagattttttttaaagattttatttatttatttatttgacagagatagaaacagccagcgagagagggaacacaagcagggggagagggagaggaagaagcaggctcatagcggaggagcctgatgtggggctcaatcccagaacgccgggatcacgccccgagccgaaggcagacgcttaaccgctgtgccacccaggcgccccattgaagatttttcttaaaaaataaatggtattttgagTGCCTTAACAAAACATGGCCTCCTTCCTTTCAACCTCAGAATGATCCTTCTGAAGGAATTAGTCATGACTATATTTTCTATCAGAAGGGAAACATACTGTTCTATGGAGTatatagtatcttttttttttttttacagaaagtaATAAGCAACAGAATAAATTGCACACCTGTTCCTCAGCAATGTGtccaatatttcattttctcctgcaagaaacaaaaagcaaattgaaaataCATGGACATAGGTGAATTATCCAAACATTCAAAAATGTACAGGAGAACAATATGATCTTAGCtttatcaagaaaatatataCTACTTGAGCAAAGTAGACTAAAGaagagtttttaatattaataggAGTTGTGGGAATTATTATCCATATAACTTGAAATATCTATGAGCATTTCCTTTTGTCCCCTTGGGGAAACAAACAATTCAGATTAATCTGAAATTTCTCAAAAGTATCATGAGAttcacacacaacacatacacctTAAACACAGAGACAGTTGTGTTCTGACATATTTCATATACTTCAGAGTTTCAAGGTTTGTTATGAAAGCTCTTTGCATGAAAGTCTAAGAGTGTGTGTTATGATGCTTACTTTTATATATGGGCactcattcagaaaatattttgttatatttgacATTAAAATCAATTGTGCAATGATCTTTCTACATTAATTCCTCTATGTACAACATCAGTCACAACTTTGCTTGatagattttaaataatgagTTAATAAAGTATCACACATGTGCAGTTTTTCTTTTAGATCTCATTTCTCACAAGTAAAGACATATATAAAGAGAATATTAGTGAATTGAATATTATTGTGAATGCAGAAtgaaaaattgctattttttaaatctttgtgatgaaataattttgtaatacaATTCACTACCATTGAaaaatttgaaacttaaaatttcatatattggCTTtcattaaaatggtattttataaagCAGTGGTCAggtttataaaattataaagacttACTTTCTTGTCTTTATAAGGTTGGAAATTCACAAACTATTTtatctgtgtgattttttttttgtaatagtgaTTGCCTATTAGAATCGGAACAGATAATAACATTTGCTGCAGTGTCGGGAAAATCAGAGTGAAAcctaatgtataaacttgtcaaagcactatgttgtacacataaaattaatgaaacattgtaggtcaactacactcaaataaaaaaaataatttttaaaaagagaggaaagtgcTTCTTGGCAgaggaagatggcagcagagtgGAAGGACCCTAGGCATGTCTTATCTCACAAAGACAGCTAGACAACTATCAAATCAACGTAAATACCACAGAAATTGATGTGAAGACTGaaaaaacaaactccacaactaaaggaagaggaaaggtcatatcaaagaagataaaagtaTGGAGACATGGTTTAGGGGAGGAAGGGATTGCAGCCACTGCTGAGGGAAGGGAGCCATGGTCAAAAAAGGGCCACACTGGGGAACACACAAAAGCCATTGACTTGAAAaacaagaggggctgaattttgtggGTTCTTGCAACCAGCGGGGCTGGTTCTTGCAACCAGCGGggctggagttttaaaggtcagagTGCTTGGCTGGAATAGagccctgagggcattatgctattcctggagagaaggcaagcAAACAACCTGGGGACAGACAGCATGGAAACAAAGATCTGAAGAACTCTTAGGGCACTCACTCTTCTTAGAGCACATCCCTGAGAGGTAACATTCATGAAGATGTCTCTCCTGGAACAGAGTAGCTGACCAgttccatttctctcccctgccccttaaCATAAAGAACCACCTACTGGTAGCAGCTCAGCTCCTACACTGGCTACTCAACTTGCTTACATCAAGACCCGTCCCCAGAACTCTGGTGGGGCTGTCCTTCACAGCCACCTTGCCTCAGTCCCACTGCAATAGGTCCCTCACCCAGAAGATGAGCGCAAACCCTTGCCCACACCATGTCTCTTGACCAGAGAGGTtagcagggcctcagttctggtgcaggtggtgtcaggtctcatttcacaagcagaccagagcacatctACTTACAACTCACTGCATTCGGAttagggaccaaacactgcccacagcaaACAAAGAGAGCTTCTGCAGATGATTAgactgaaggatagagcagcaaAAACACAGCAGGAGAATGCATGCAGCACATAACATAGACACTCCCTGAAGCAATAGGCTCTGGGAATTACGTGAACTCTTCTTTATAATGTCACTACTTTCAGAAGCTGGAGACATAATTGGATTTTCtaacagagaagaaagcagagacttagacaaaatgcaaagatggaggaattcatcccaaatgaaagaacaagaccaTGTACAGAGAGCTAAGTAAAacagatggagaatttaaaacaacagtcaTGAGGATACTCATttggcttgagaaaagaatagaggaCATTAGTGAGACCCtcaccacagagataaaagagttaaaaaaggaTCAATTAGATGAAGAGTGTAATGAATGAGATTGGAAACAGACTTCATGTAATGCACAGCAGtctggaaaaagcagaggaatgaattagtgatctagaagacaaaataatggaaaataatgaagctgaacaaaagagaaaaataagaattatgcaacatgagaatagacATAGGTAACTCAGTGATGATATCAAATATAATAACACCCTTATTAGAGGAGTcacagaagaaggagaggaagaagaaggagaggaagaggaagaaggagatggaaaagaagaagaagaagaagaagaaagaagaagaagaggaagaaggaggaggaggagaaggggaaggatactaaagggttagtatccaaaatatatgaagaattttcaaaactcaacaccccaaaatgaataatcctaTTAATATggacagaagacataaataaacattttcccaaagaagacatacagatatctaacagacacatgaaaagccATTCAACATCACTcactatcagggaaatacaaaactgtaatgagatatcacctcacatctgtcagaatggctaaaatagacaacacaggaaaaacaggtattggcaaagatgtagagaaaggggaactcttatgcactgttggtgggaatgcaaagtggtgcagccagtctggaaaacagtatggagtttcctcaaaagtgaaaaacagaactaccctatgatccagcaattgcactactaggtatttacccaaagaatacagaaatagtaattcaaagggatacatgcaccttgatgtttatagcagcattatctatgatagtgaaattatagaaacagcccaagtgtccttcAACTGAggaatagatacagaaaaaaatatatatatataatatcatatatcTATATCATGTATCTATAGAATGGAATGTATTTATAGAATggaatatatatctatatatacacatatatagatatatatctatatatctatagatcAGTAgaatggaatatatatttatatctaaatttatatataatttaatatttatatttatatataattttatatataatttcaataataaatatcaattatatatgaaataatatgcaTAATTTCGAGATTActacttgttttactttttcattaagaaatagTTTAATGAAAATTGCTTTGTTGCTCTTGCAgaagctatttttcattttccgtAATGCTCTTAAGAGAACATCTCATTCTAGCCTTTGCTCCCTTCCTCCTTAAGGGCACTTGGTAGTAATCCTCCTATGTATTTGGAGTCCTATTTGAGATACATTAATCCTTTCTTCTGAATTTGGCCTATTGTTTTCATGAGTAATGAACATTATCTGGAAGATTTGGAGAAGCACAGAAAACAGACTGGCTTGCCAACTATTCTGAAATTCTCAGATGTCTCCTGAAGGTTCCAATTTACTCCTACTTCTAGAAGAGGGTGTACATGTAGTCACCTTAATCCTGTATTTCTGGGGCCAGGCAATAGCCAATCCTGTCCCTCTGTGCACTGTTGCCCAAAATACTGGAGTGCAGGAGTCCCAAGAATGGCAAGCTTAAACCTACAGCTGTTAACTGATAATAATTGGATGAAGTTGGGTTCTAATACTCTTTCTGACATTTCttaactgtgtgatcttgacTAAGAGACTTTACAAACGCTCTGACGTTATCTGCTCCTCTGCAATATGGTGATAATAATCTATGATCTTTCTGCTTCAGAAGCCTCTTATAAAGATCCaataagaaatgataattattttttaaattataatgattATTTAAACATAAGGACACAGGGAGAGTTAGTATTAAGAAAGGAATCAAGGAAAGCAGATAGTGTCCCTCTTAACCGATAAAACACATAggatataattaaattttttttcaaagattttatttatttgagagaaagagcatgcatgaacagggggagcggcaggtagggggagagggagaagcagactccctgctgagcagaaagccccatgaaaggctcaatcccagaaccctgggatcatgacctgaactgaaggcagatgcttaacccactgagccacacaggtgccccagaattaaatattttaaaccaccTATCAATATCATAAAAAAGATGAAGGCATGAAGTAGTGTCCAGGGTCCTGAAAATACTGGCTGAGGTTCTTGTGAGTAACAGAAAGAACCATTTACCTGTCCCCTACCATGAGTCTGTTAGGTCCAGCCTTTCAGAGAATAAAGTTATGATTAGGATTAAGGATCTCTGAAGAAATCAAATATCAGACACTGGCCATGGCCATAGGAAAACAATGAAGATATAATAGAGCACAGTCAATATCTCTTATGGATGAATTCTGTAGATAGAATGCAAGGTCTCCAAAActtttggaagaaatggatctGAATCAAATCTAAAGGAACCTACAGCTGTAAAGAGGAGAGCCTGAAGGGAGAATAGGTTACGTAGCAGTATTGTTTGGACATGGATACATTTGCTGAGGGACATTTAAAGGTTCAAAGAACATCCTTAATTCAGTGCAGTTTCACAATACCTGATCTGGTTAACTATATCAGATAAGCAAAtctgaataaatacaaaatatgcaAAAACTTAGGCTCctaagaaaacattaaacatacaTACTTCTGCCTTTGCTCACACTGTTTCCATATCAAGTATGTCTTTGCTTCTCCTGTCTATCCAGTCttacaaattattttagattCAGCTCAAATTTTACTTCACTGTAGAACCACATAATCTCTTCTACATAGTAAGTCCTTGAAGGTACCCATCAAGGACAATACAATATGTTGCACTCCATAACATATTAAAATTGAACCTAATTTCCTATTGGGATATTAAGACTTTGATAGTTTCTGTTGCTAGATTGAGACttgcatatttctttctttatgggaGACTGAATTCTGGGCATAAACTAGACAGTCTATTGTTATACATTGATCATATAATTAATCTATATTTCTCAGCATCATGcaaatagtaggtgctcaataaatgcttgtttggtgtcgagagagagagggagagagtgtcaCTGCATCTTGGCAGATTGGTTGAACTTGTtgactacaaaaaagaaatataaatggggCCAAAGTCTACCCGGATCTCCATTAACTATGTTACCATATTGCAGTATGCTCCGACTTTTGTAGTTCTCTAAATTGTGTTTATAAGCTGTGCATTaactattaaaacatttttaaaaatgtttctggaatGTTGTTTGCTTTCTGCTTTGATGTCGTGGTGTTATTACAAAGGATGCTTCATGCCTTCTTTTCTCAGTAAGGAAGTGGAggcctttccttctttcatctatattctcagctctttcttttatttccaatgaATTCAATAACGTATTCATAAAATCAGACCTGTGTGAGTTCTGtctaaattatttaaagtatCACCTTTTtgcgtatgtgtgtgtttgtttttttttttttagtagtagtCAGGAATCTTCTTCTGCTCTTGCTTCTATTCCAGCTCCAGTTCTAGCTTACCATTCTGTAGTTACTCTGTCTCCTCTGGGCCATTCTTCTCTTTGGTTAGTGGTGGATGCTCAATTAGATTCTCATTGTATTTCTGTGGGTTTGTTCCACCTACAGGTCAATGAGAAGTTATTGCCTTATTATTATATTTCAACATTTATGGAACTGGGTAAATGGAAGAGCAACTATAGGAAGTAGGAGAAGGCCACAGAAGATCCACATATAGCCTAGGACAAAGATGAGAGAGGGCATATAAGGAAAACTTAACCTTTGTTATTGGTTATTGGCAGCTTATATGCTAGTTGCATATGGACCTCAAATTGTATTTAGTATCACCTCTTAGTTCCCTACTTCAGCATATCTCCTTTGGTACTCACTGCCAATGGCTTAAAAACCCAGATTCCTTGGCCTGACATCTAGTCTAGACCCAGCCTCCTTTACTCAGTCCCACCTTCATCCATTTTTTCCCACTCCagccaaattagtgttttcactcTCTTAGGctttttcatctctgtgcctcctgatcCCTCTTCTTGGAAGACACCCTCTACCCTCCAGCCTATTACTAGCGCAGCATCCCTTACCCTAATGGTTTACCTTGATCCTTTTACCTACCTGATTCAggaatatttctctatttttatcacATTCAGTgatgtctctttcctttgtgctCCTATAGCACTTATTAACTGGGTCGCACTTATACTTAGCATATATTTTTAGCATATCTGGTATAGAATCTTAATTATATAGGACATTTAAagattgcctttgttttttttaatgatttttttattatattatgttaatcaccatacagtacatccctattccgatgtaaagtttgatgcttcattagttgcgtataacacccagtgcaccatgcaatacgtgccctccttactacccatcaccagtctatcccattcccccaccccctcccctctgaagtcttcagtttgcttctcatagtccatagtctcttgtgtttcattcccccttctgattaccccccttttctttatccctttcttcccctaccgatcatcctagttcttatgttccatagatgagagaaatcatatgataattgtctttctctgcttgacttatttcacttagcattatctcctccagtgccgtccatgttgcagcaaatgttgagaattcgttctttctgatagctgagtaatattccattgtatatatggaccacagcttcttaatccagtcatctgttgaagggcatctcggctccttccatgatttggctgttgtggacaatgcagctatgaacactggggtgcatatggcccttctctttactacgttaAAGATTGCCTTTGTATAATAAGAGTTTAAGAGTGGCTATCTGGGTGGAAAGAGTCAGAGAATGGAGGCGAGTTCTTTAGGAGACCTGACCTGATTCTTCATTTGCAGGATCActtcctcccccaactccataCCATTCCTCGATGTGGTCATTGTCAACTGTCCTCATTTCACTAGAATAAAATAATGGGAACAAAAGTATTGCCAGAGTTCTATAGTGAATAATCCCAAACTAACTGGCATTAGAATAAGGAGTCAGATCCAGATATCCTTTCCCAGTCCCGTTCTCTTATAACTACCTTATGCTACCTTTTGAGCTATTTATTAAACTCatacatatgttatttttattacctaAACTCTGAGTATCTTAGAGGCAGGTACTGAGCCATATTCATCTCTATTTCTTACAACACATCTTAGCACAGTTATTGGGCACCAgataaaaaatctataaatagttGCTGATTGACAGATTTGTTTTTTAGGTCCTTAGCtagtttatatttttgctttattgtttttcaacttctattaatttaaataataataaaaccgcAGGAGGCAAAATGCAGTGTTCTCCAATATGTCTATGCCACTGTGAAGTGAAGATTGCTTAATTATCATCCTTGTCATCTTGAGTAAGtcactgtccctctctgggctcgatttcttcatttttaaaccaTGTTTGTGTAATGCATGCTTTCTAAGCTCGTTGAATTCTAACATTCTAACAAAGccaatttctcattttaaattttttttaaaaaatttcagtgcAAGgatttaatactttattttagcAAGATATGACATAATAATTACTGTCTTAACAAAACGCAAAACCTAAAATTCACATCCGAACAGTTTTAGCTGATTGAACACCAGAATGGTGAGTCAAACCCGACTCTGGCAAACAGGTTTATTTCGCTTCATCTCTGTTACTTTGGGTTCTAacagtgaaaaattatttatttttacccttCCTTGGGTATTAAAATTGGACAATCCTGCGCCTAAATGTCAGCTCCACTATTAACTATTTGACTTCAAGTGAGTTACTTGATCTCTCTATGATTGATTTCTTCACTGGGAACTGAAGCTAAAAATaggataaacagaaaatatacataaaaactcTTAGCACAATGGCACCTAGAAGGTGTGTAAGACATCTGGTGATGACAATCTATATCAGGTGCAATCTGTATTACTAAGGAGTGCCTTTGTATTACATCTTTTTTATGTGAttgaaatactgtatttcatcAATCTTCAGTTAAGCTTGCAGTTTGGGAGATGGGAATGGTGAAAGAACATCAAATAATGTTTCCTGACATCCTTCTCAACACACGGCCTACCAATAGGAGGAGGAATTAAAAATGATAGATGGAAGGAGAGGCATTTCGAATTGGCTCAAATGAAATAGAAGCACATGAGAAAGTGTAAGCAATCAAAAGAATTTGTATTGCTGGCTTACAAAATATGCAACCACTCTAGTCCTCtgcataaaaatagaattctcaATACCTAATAACAGATGCTGATTCAAGGACATAGCTTATCTTTGTCTTATGCAAATAAGCCTTGGGTGAGATAACTATTTTCATAGAAATTACAACTTATTCTTATAATCTTAGAATCTCTGAATTATACTACCAGTAATTATGTCTTCATATCCTGGTTTGACTCAATTTACAAATCTGATAACTAATACTCAAAAGTTGACTCAGGCTGGCCACAGACAAGAGAGGTAGCATGAATCaggtttaaaaatgagaataaaaagaaagaaagaaagaaagaaagaaagaaagaaagaaagaaagaaagaaaaagagagagagaaaggaaggtggaaagaaagaaagaaagaaagaaagaaagaaagaaagaaagaaggaagaaagggagggaggaaggaaggaaggaagaaaaggaaagtcagCTAA
This window harbors:
- the LOC100466204 gene encoding putative P2Y purinoceptor 10; the encoded protein is MSAWLSPQNHHSNAFLKEGTYIFKMGNNSTNSIRTKCTDLQVSFQYSLYATTYILIFIPGLLANSAALWVLCRFISKKNKAIIFMINLSVADLAHVLSLPLRIYYYISHHWPFQKALCLLCFYLKYLNMYASICFLTCISLQRCFFLLKPFRARNWKRRYDVGISAAIWIIVGTACLPLPILRSSDLSNHTESCFADLGFQHISMASSIGMITIAELGGFFLPVVIITYCTWKMRKSLQEFQDPPQNTKERKKALWMVLMCAVVFIVCFTPYHFNFPFFMMVKQHVFSNCSLIKSTLCFHIISLCLANLNCCLDPIVYYFMTSEFRDRFSEHSGLSLQSCVRCKDSAFRNSSQEGGSSNYLS